The nucleotide window CCAGTGCGGTCGGCTGGGGAACGGGCGAGTTGCGCCCGCGCTTCAGATCGATCGTGCGCTCCGCTTCGTCGAGCGCAACCACTGTCCCGCAGAAACCCCGCTTGCGCTCGTCGGATTCGGCGGTGTCGGGGTTCTTCGGCGAGTCACCCACCTCGATCTCGTGCGTCTGCTCCGGGAAGCGGTATCGATGGACGATCGACTTCTTGACCTGCCCCACCTCGCCCACGTAGCTGAGCGCGCCGAGCGTCGCCCGGCTGGCCACGTGCTCCTCCGCGCTGAAGCCGCAGCGGTCGAAGAACTCCCACCACATGGACTTCTCCTCGCGCCGGTGGAACTCCAGCAGGTGCGCCAGCAGCCGCCGCCCACGCTGCTCGTCGTCGAGTCCGTCGTCTCCCTCCGGCAGTCCAGCGGTGAGCGCCTCGAACAGCGCCGCGATCTCCGCCGCCGATTCCCGCTCCTGGTCGCGTTCTTCGTCCCGTACCGCGGGCCGCGGCACTGGCTGTCCTGTCAACGCCTCCAGATCGTGCCGGCATCCCGCCAGCCACTCGGCCAGCCGCAGCGTCGACAGGCAGTCGTCGCGGTTGTAGCCCTCTATCTCGGCGCGGAGGGCGTTCGCCGTGCCGTGCGCCTCGCCCGACTCCAGCGCCGCCTCGAACCGGACCAGCGCCCGTGTTGCGGTCGTCAGGTCGATCCGGCGCACGAAGCCGTAGAACGGCTCCAGCTTCTTGATGGAGTACCCCTCGACCGAGGCGCGCAGCCCCTGGCGGACCACCCGGTGCAGGTCGACGAAGACGCGCCCGCGCAGCAGCCGATCCACCTCTTCCTCGCGGGTGGCGTAGCGGCTCATCAGGCGCTTGACCGCGGTCGTCTCGTAGGCGCCGTAGTGGTAGATGTGGAAGCCCGGATACTCCCGCCAGCGCGCCGTGACGCGGTCGATGAAACGCTCGAACGCACGCTTCTCGGCCGGTTCGTCGAGCGCCCAGCAGCCGTCGTATCTGCCGTGCCGATCCGCGGCCCCGAAGAGGTACTCGAACCCGCCGTTCATTGCGAAGGCATCGCCTTCGAGATCGAAGAAGAGGTCGCCCGGCGAGGTTTCCGGCAGCGCGGCGAGTCCCTTGTCTTCCTGGACCGGCGTGATCAGCTCGTGCATGCGCCGGCCTTCACGCCGTCCCTGATCCTGGATGCGCGCCTGCTCCCGGATCCGAAGCAGCGCGTCGTGGCTCACGCCGTCCGGCGGCGGAGACGCCGTCGGGTCGAGCGCCCCGAGACCCGCCATCGTCGTCACGCCCCGGTCGACCAGCTTGCGCCGCTGCCTGCGCGTGATCCCGGCGACCAGCGACAGGTGATCGTCAGTGCGTCGGCGATCCGCACAGCCCTGCTTCCAGTCGCAGAGCGCACAATGGTCGACCGGCTCCGGATAGGTGTCCGGCGGCTCCGCCGCGTGCGCCTCGAAGCGCCGGCGGACGGCGCGGTAGTACGCGGAGTACTCCACGACCGGGAAGCTTGCTTCTCGAGGCCCGTCGCTGCCGCCGAGCGCCATGTGCATTCGCTCCGGCGTGGTGCCTTGCACCTGGGCCAGCAGGTCCGAATACAGCAGAAGCTGGAGCAGCGCCTCGCCCTTTGCGACGCGGGCCAGCTTCGCGTCGAGCACCTCGTACGACCAGCCGCCCAGCGCGCTTGCTTCGTCCACCCGGAGCAGGAAATCGGGATAGCCGCTCCACTGCCCGTCGTCGTCTTGCAGGCGCCCCTGGTAGACGACGTCGACCCCGCGCCGCATCGTTTCCCGGGTGCGCGCCGCGGCTTCCTCCGGGTCGCGCTCCGAGAACGGCGACTCGGGTGGCGTGACGATTTCCACGGCGCGGCCTTCTGCCGCGAACCGTTCCAGAAGGCGCCGTTCGTGCTCGATCCCGCGTTGCTTCAGGACCTCCGCGCGGGGGTCGTCGTACGGCGTCGGCCGCTCGATCTCCCCGAGCGCGGCGGCGCGGCGCAGGCCCGTCAGGTGGGCACAGGAGAGGTGGCGGCTGAGGTCGGTGGCGGAGAACAGGAGTCGGCCGTCGGCGTGGCGCATCGGGCGGGACGATAGCACGGGTTGTGACGGAGGACCGGTCACGCGGGCCTCGCGATGGGATCCGGATCGTT belongs to Acidobacteriota bacterium and includes:
- a CDS encoding TM0106 family RecB-like putative nuclease; this translates as MRHADGRLLFSATDLSRHLSCAHLTGLRRAAALGEIERPTPYDDPRAEVLKQRGIEHERRLLERFAAEGRAVEIVTPPESPFSERDPEEAAARTRETMRRGVDVVYQGRLQDDDGQWSGYPDFLLRVDEASALGGWSYEVLDAKLARVAKGEALLQLLLYSDLLAQVQGTTPERMHMALGGSDGPREASFPVVEYSAYYRAVRRRFEAHAAEPPDTYPEPVDHCALCDWKQGCADRRRTDDHLSLVAGITRRQRRKLVDRGVTTMAGLGALDPTASPPPDGVSHDALLRIREQARIQDQGRREGRRMHELITPVQEDKGLAALPETSPGDLFFDLEGDAFAMNGGFEYLFGAADRHGRYDGCWALDEPAEKRAFERFIDRVTARWREYPGFHIYHYGAYETTAVKRLMSRYATREEEVDRLLRGRVFVDLHRVVRQGLRASVEGYSIKKLEPFYGFVRRIDLTTATRALVRFEAALESGEAHGTANALRAEIEGYNRDDCLSTLRLAEWLAGCRHDLEALTGQPVPRPAVRDEERDQERESAAEIAALFEALTAGLPEGDDGLDDEQRGRRLLAHLLEFHRREEKSMWWEFFDRCGFSAEEHVASRATLGALSYVGEVGQVKKSIVHRYRFPEQTHEIEVGDSPKNPDTAESDERKRGFCGTVVALDEAERTIDLKRGRNSPVPQPTALVPLDAVNSQVLRDSLLRLGRDMASDGFAAESARRAAFDLLRRVPPRLETAKPRANPLSLFPLEDGAAPEDAVALENLVAPEEAPLDAVRRIAPRLDRSVLPVQGPPGSGKTYTGARMILDLLAGGKRVGVTANSHKVISNLLGAVCRAMDERPGEGARPGREQSGVAAEPAAVDVRGIQKANDGDGCPDERIVRTHSNETVAEALSNGDANLAGGTAWLWSRPEMADAVDVLVIDEAGQMSLANTLAVCQAAQSLVLLGDPRQLDQPIQGVHPPGADVSALGHLLGESATVGPSRGVFLEHTWRMHPEVCAFTTEQFYEGRLGTRPELARQTVVGPGPLAGHGLRFVPVEHAGNTNASTEEADRVAALFGELLAAGAAWIDKEGEQKLLTLRDILVVAPYNAHVAALRAALPEGARVGTVDKFQGQEASIAIYSMATSTADEAPRGMAFLYSLHRLNVATSRARCVAAIVASPDLLTPDCRTPEQMRLANPFCRFLELAKTTLSAP